The following are encoded in a window of Verrucomicrobiota bacterium genomic DNA:
- a CDS encoding adenylosuccinate synthase produces MPAIAVVGANWGDEGKGKIADYLAGQADVVARFQGGNNAGHTVINDYGKFALHLLPSGVFHSGVVNVLGPGVAINIAAFVAERQELISRGVPEPQLRVSDRAQVVLPYHLLLDEYEEQRLADRQFGSTKAGIAPFYADKCLKLGIQVADLWNPRRLRERLTASLVPKNILLEHLYQKPTIEPEELLPDLLAQGERIRPFACDTVRLLQDALAGGKRVLLEGQLGALRDPDHGVLPYPTSSSPLAGFASVGAGVPPQQINRIVAVVKAYSSCVGAGPFVTELSGDAADELRARGGDAGEYGATTGRPRRVGWFDAVATRYGAGLQGATELALSNLDVLGYLDEIPICTAYEVNGRRTDRFLLPVDLDRARPLFESLRGWKCNISSVRTFDELPEQAQEYVRRIEQLVEVPVRIISVGSARDATIARTTRNE; encoded by the coding sequence TCAACGACTACGGCAAGTTCGCCCTGCACTTGCTGCCCTCAGGCGTGTTTCACTCCGGCGTGGTCAACGTGCTTGGCCCCGGCGTGGCGATCAACATCGCCGCGTTTGTCGCCGAGCGGCAGGAGCTGATCTCGCGCGGCGTGCCCGAGCCGCAGTTGCGCGTCTCCGATCGGGCGCAGGTCGTTCTGCCGTACCACCTCCTTCTCGACGAGTACGAGGAGCAACGACTCGCCGATCGCCAGTTCGGATCCACGAAGGCGGGCATCGCCCCATTCTACGCGGACAAGTGTCTCAAGCTCGGCATCCAGGTCGCCGATCTTTGGAACCCGCGCCGTCTCCGCGAGCGGCTCACCGCATCGCTGGTACCGAAGAACATCCTGCTCGAGCACCTGTACCAGAAGCCGACCATCGAGCCTGAGGAGCTGCTCCCCGACCTGCTTGCCCAGGGAGAGAGGATCCGCCCATTTGCCTGCGACACGGTTCGGCTGCTTCAGGACGCGCTGGCCGGCGGCAAGCGGGTCTTGCTCGAGGGTCAGCTTGGCGCCCTGCGCGATCCTGACCACGGCGTTCTCCCCTATCCGACCTCGTCGTCACCGCTGGCGGGCTTTGCCTCTGTTGGGGCAGGGGTGCCGCCGCAGCAGATCAACCGCATTGTCGCGGTGGTCAAGGCCTACTCCTCATGTGTCGGCGCCGGGCCGTTTGTCACCGAACTCTCTGGGGACGCGGCCGACGAGTTGCGCGCCCGCGGTGGCGATGCCGGCGAGTACGGCGCGACGACCGGCCGCCCACGGCGGGTAGGCTGGTTCGATGCCGTTGCCACTCGGTACGGTGCGGGCCTGCAGGGCGCCACGGAGCTTGCGCTGAGCAACCTGGACGTCCTCGGCTATCTGGACGAGATCCCAATCTGCACTGCCTACGAGGTCAATGGCCGACGGACAGACCGGTTCTTACTTCCGGTCGATCTGGACCGCGCCCGGCCGTTGTTCGAGTCTCTGCGGGGCTGGAAGTGCAACATATCCAGCGTCCGCACCTTCGACGAGCTACCCGAGCAGGCCCAGGAGTATGTCAGACGCATCGAGCAGCTGGTCGAGGTCCCCGTCCGTATCATCTCGGTCGGATCGGCGCGAGACGCGACGATCGCCCGGACGACGAGGAACGAGTGA
- a CDS encoding flavodoxin — protein sequence MDRIGIFYGSTSGNTRRVAELIRRELEGETVEVHDVGEANEGDLEQYDMLILGAPTWNEGDLQDDWEAFITHLDGIDLSGKTVALFGLGDQKAYPNAFLDALGTLYEHVKRKGATIVGRWPTHGYTFTRSSAVIDGEFIGLALDEENQPEQTEHRVAKWVKMLRLGLG from the coding sequence GTGGACAGGATTGGCATCTTCTACGGCAGCACGAGCGGCAACACGCGGCGGGTGGCCGAGCTGATCCGGCGCGAGCTCGAGGGCGAGACGGTCGAGGTGCACGACGTCGGCGAGGCCAATGAAGGCGACCTCGAGCAGTACGACATGCTCATCCTCGGGGCTCCAACGTGGAACGAGGGCGACCTCCAGGACGATTGGGAGGCGTTCATCACGCACCTCGACGGCATTGACCTGAGCGGCAAGACGGTGGCCTTGTTCGGTCTCGGCGACCAGAAAGCGTACCCCAACGCCTTCCTCGACGCGCTCGGCACGCTCTACGAGCACGTCAAACGCAAGGGGGCGACGATCGTCGGCCGCTGGCCGACGCACGGTTACACGTTCACGCGCTCGTCGGCCGTCATTGACGGCGAGTTCATCGGCCTCGCCCTCGACGAGGAGAACCAACCTGAGCAGACCGAGCACCGCGTCGCCAAGTGGGTCAAGATGCTCCGGCTGGGGCTGGGGTGA
- the cas9 gene encoding type II CRISPR RNA-guided endonuclease Cas9 (Cas9, originally named Csn1, is the large, multifunctional signature protein of type II CRISPR/Cas systems. It is well known even to general audiences because its RNA-guided endonuclease activity has made it a popular tool for custom editing of eukaryotic genomes.) has translation MKAYTLGLDLGANSLGWAIVPDEPDVNGVGVTTGVRVFRQGTEPTKTGGEQSRNKDRRDARQMRRQLYRRGRRRRKVQHLLVEAGAIADTPEALPELRSYDPYELRRRGLDEELKPAEFARVLMHMAKRRGFKSNKKAQGDARKEQGKVKTAIASLESEMAEVGARTLGEYLAMLHVKGSKVRNHYTSRAMFDDEFAQLWSKQASFQPDLWTKDTKDLLHDAIFGQRPLKPVDHLIGRCQLEPKEPRAPRASWFAEQARLLQEVSNLKVLPRRGEERSLTEEERQRLLHELMTRVSDVAVEAVKTKVLKLAETESLNYEGGQRDKMQPNKIEARLRRLFDKEHDAKADWLRGTVWEALVHDEAEDFEEKALADWGLSREQVDALYKIERPDGYSRFSLKALKRLLPHLEAGLTIDKAILAAGYKTPETEKRGWLPPVKAGEFRNPVVLRALSETRKVANAIVREYGKPSRIVVELARETRGTMRSRQERLSQNRQLEAYHKTISADLAAQGIKPSHNLVEKYKLADECEWVCPYTGRSIAFHQLFGATPEFDVEHIIPYRRSLDNSFMNKTLCAKSENQRKNNRTPYEAYHGTAQYEEILVRISKVRLPYEKQRRFTIKELPEDFANRQLVDTSYAARSCVDYLRQLGVPVDTTRGQITAELRWQWGLNSILGDDEAVKARDDHRHHAVDAVVIALTTKKHINNLRRRYEFGREERFPAPWEDTGASKEAFRQIVRASAEAINVSHRPWRKLQGRFNEETNYGAVDVQKGEYVYRVPLKGITPSKAADILDPAIRQLVCQRLKQHGVEGGKAAPAAVFSDENPLYMPARPGRKAPRIDSVRIRENATTMMPVHDETGRAYRYVKPGNNHHIAIFEYTDEKGKLRRCKEVVTRFEAARRKLAGEPVVRRTHPEHPEARFLMWLCNDDMLLIEKHGTKRLYRVQKMSDGPGQESVNIMFRAHTATRLDDPQAAESIRSLGPRTFSAQKVTVDLLGRIHPCND, from the coding sequence ATGAAGGCCTACACGCTGGGACTCGACCTTGGGGCAAACTCGCTGGGCTGGGCTATCGTTCCCGACGAACCGGATGTGAACGGCGTGGGCGTCACGACAGGCGTCCGCGTGTTTCGGCAGGGAACTGAGCCAACAAAAACGGGCGGCGAGCAGTCGCGGAACAAGGATCGTCGCGACGCGCGACAAATGCGCCGGCAGCTCTATCGTCGGGGACGGAGACGACGTAAAGTCCAGCATCTTCTCGTCGAGGCCGGCGCCATAGCCGACACGCCCGAAGCCCTGCCTGAACTACGCTCGTACGACCCCTACGAGCTGCGGCGCCGTGGGCTCGATGAAGAGCTGAAACCGGCCGAGTTCGCGCGCGTGCTCATGCACATGGCGAAGCGGCGGGGGTTCAAGAGCAACAAGAAAGCCCAGGGCGACGCGCGGAAGGAACAGGGGAAGGTCAAGACGGCTATCGCATCCCTCGAGTCTGAGATGGCGGAGGTCGGCGCCCGCACGCTCGGGGAGTACCTGGCGATGCTCCACGTCAAGGGCTCGAAGGTTCGAAACCACTATACGAGCCGTGCGATGTTCGACGACGAGTTCGCGCAGCTCTGGTCAAAACAGGCGTCGTTCCAACCTGATCTGTGGACGAAAGACACAAAGGATCTCTTGCATGACGCCATCTTCGGGCAACGCCCCCTCAAACCTGTGGATCACCTGATCGGGAGGTGCCAGTTGGAGCCCAAGGAACCGCGAGCCCCACGCGCCAGTTGGTTCGCCGAGCAGGCACGTCTCCTCCAGGAGGTCAGCAACCTCAAGGTGTTGCCCCGCCGCGGCGAGGAGAGGAGTCTCACCGAGGAGGAACGGCAACGCCTCCTCCACGAGCTGATGACCCGCGTTAGCGACGTCGCCGTCGAGGCAGTCAAGACGAAGGTCCTCAAGCTCGCAGAGACGGAGTCCCTCAACTATGAAGGCGGTCAACGCGACAAGATGCAGCCGAACAAGATCGAGGCGCGGCTCCGCAGGCTCTTCGACAAGGAGCACGACGCGAAGGCCGACTGGTTGCGCGGCACCGTGTGGGAGGCTCTCGTTCACGATGAGGCCGAGGACTTCGAGGAGAAGGCGCTTGCCGACTGGGGCCTGAGTCGCGAGCAGGTTGACGCGCTCTACAAGATCGAGCGGCCCGACGGCTACAGCCGGTTCTCACTGAAGGCGCTTAAGAGGCTGCTGCCCCATCTCGAAGCGGGACTGACGATAGATAAGGCCATCCTCGCCGCCGGGTACAAGACCCCTGAGACCGAGAAGCGTGGGTGGCTTCCGCCGGTCAAGGCGGGCGAGTTCCGCAATCCCGTCGTCCTGCGCGCGCTGAGCGAAACACGGAAGGTCGCTAACGCCATCGTCCGCGAGTACGGCAAGCCGTCGCGTATCGTCGTGGAGCTGGCGAGGGAGACGCGCGGCACGATGAGAAGCAGGCAGGAACGCCTCTCGCAGAACCGCCAACTCGAGGCCTACCACAAGACCATTAGCGCAGACTTGGCGGCGCAAGGCATCAAGCCATCGCACAATCTGGTCGAGAAATACAAGCTCGCCGACGAGTGCGAGTGGGTCTGCCCTTATACGGGACGGTCTATCGCCTTCCACCAGCTCTTCGGCGCGACCCCCGAGTTCGACGTGGAGCACATCATCCCGTACAGGCGCAGTCTCGACAACAGCTTCATGAACAAGACGTTGTGCGCCAAGAGCGAGAACCAGCGCAAGAACAACCGGACGCCTTACGAGGCCTACCACGGCACGGCGCAGTACGAGGAGATCCTCGTCCGGATCAGCAAGGTTAGGCTCCCATACGAGAAGCAACGACGGTTCACGATAAAGGAGCTGCCCGAGGACTTCGCGAACAGGCAGCTTGTGGACACGAGCTACGCGGCACGCTCTTGCGTCGACTATCTGCGCCAGCTTGGGGTACCCGTGGACACAACGCGCGGCCAGATCACGGCCGAGCTGCGATGGCAGTGGGGCCTCAACAGCATTCTCGGCGACGACGAGGCAGTGAAGGCGCGCGACGACCACCGCCACCATGCCGTGGACGCCGTGGTGATCGCACTCACCACAAAGAAGCACATCAACAACCTGAGGCGCAGGTACGAGTTCGGACGCGAGGAGCGGTTCCCTGCGCCGTGGGAGGACACAGGTGCGTCGAAAGAAGCGTTTCGGCAGATCGTGCGGGCGTCCGCTGAGGCGATCAACGTCTCGCACCGGCCATGGCGCAAGCTTCAGGGCCGGTTCAACGAGGAGACCAACTACGGGGCCGTCGACGTCCAGAAGGGCGAGTACGTCTACCGCGTTCCGCTCAAAGGCATTACCCCCTCCAAGGCGGCCGACATCCTTGATCCGGCCATCAGGCAGCTCGTCTGCCAACGGCTGAAGCAGCATGGCGTGGAAGGAGGGAAAGCCGCACCCGCTGCCGTCTTCAGCGACGAGAACCCGCTCTACATGCCGGCTCGCCCGGGACGCAAGGCTCCACGCATCGACTCGGTCCGCATTCGTGAGAATGCCACCACCATGATGCCGGTGCACGACGAGACCGGCAGGGCGTATCGTTACGTCAAGCCGGGCAACAACCATCACATCGCCATCTTCGAGTACACCGATGAGAAAGGGAAGCTGCGCCGGTGCAAGGAGGTCGTGACGCGATTCGAGGCAGCCCGACGCAAGTTGGCCGGGGAGCCGGTCGTGCGACGCACGCATCCGGAGCATCCCGAGGCCAGGTTCCTCATGTGGCTCTGCAACGACGACATGCTCTTGATCGAGAAGCACGGAACAAAGCGGCTCTACCGCGTGCAGAAGATGTCGGATGGTCCAGGCCAGGAATCCGTGAACATCATGTTCCGCGCTCATACAGCCACGAGACTCGATGACCCTCAGGCTGCTGAGAGCATCCGATCGTTGGGTCCTCGTACGTTCAGCGCCCAGAAGGTCACCGTGGACCTCTTGGGTCGGATCCACCCGTGCAATGATTAA
- the cas1 gene encoding type II CRISPR-associated endonuclease Cas1, translated as MIKRTIEVSGPEASLSLRDGQIIVKRGDEQVGTFSAEDVGMLIVDTPTARYTHGTLIELLEHGAVVVLCGSDHLPTAFVASCTGNTLQTERLAAQLGATRPLKKRLWRQVVQQKVRNQAANLPEGSEERGDLLDLVKRVRSGDPDNVEAQAARLYWRRWLPTEGFRRGEQSEAPNNFLNYGYAVLRAAVARAISGAGLHPSVGIHHHNRYDAFCLADDLVEPLRPLVDRAARDIFLEGHEEINKETKTRLLALLLEPVLLAGAQGPLFVHLERMLASLVRCYAGETAKLDIPSLA; from the coding sequence ATGATTAAGCGGACGATTGAGGTATCGGGGCCGGAGGCGTCGCTTTCACTGCGCGACGGGCAGATCATCGTCAAGCGAGGCGACGAGCAGGTCGGTACGTTCAGCGCCGAGGATGTCGGCATGCTCATCGTGGACACGCCAACGGCGCGCTACACGCACGGGACGCTGATCGAGCTGCTGGAGCACGGTGCGGTCGTGGTGCTGTGCGGCAGCGATCACCTCCCCACCGCGTTCGTTGCCTCGTGCACGGGCAACACACTGCAGACCGAACGGCTCGCCGCCCAGCTCGGAGCTACGCGGCCACTCAAGAAGCGGCTCTGGCGGCAGGTCGTCCAGCAGAAGGTGCGCAACCAGGCCGCCAACCTGCCGGAGGGATCAGAGGAGCGGGGCGACCTCCTCGATCTCGTGAAGCGGGTGCGCTCGGGCGACCCTGACAACGTCGAGGCACAGGCGGCGCGCCTGTACTGGCGGCGTTGGCTGCCAACAGAAGGCTTTCGCCGCGGCGAGCAAAGCGAAGCCCCGAACAACTTCCTCAACTACGGGTACGCCGTGCTGCGGGCGGCGGTGGCCCGCGCAATCTCCGGTGCCGGGCTGCATCCCTCGGTCGGCATCCACCACCACAATCGGTACGACGCCTTCTGCTTGGCCGACGACCTGGTCGAGCCGCTTCGGCCCCTGGTGGATCGGGCCGCGCGCGACATCTTTTTGGAGGGACATGAGGAGATCAACAAGGAGACCAAGACACGGCTGCTGGCGCTGCTGCTCGAGCCCGTGCTCCTGGCCGGTGCACAGGGGCCGCTCTTTGTGCACCTGGAGCGGATGTTGGCATCACTTGTGCGGTGCTATGCGGGCGAAACGGCCAAACTCGACATTCCTTCGCTGGCATGA
- the cas2 gene encoding CRISPR-associated endonuclease Cas2, with product MWLLAMFDLPTLKPEERKEYQRFHKFLIQDGFTMMQYSVYMRYCSSPENAEAHKRRIEAHIPPEGEVRVLELTSKQFERMRIFYGKLRKEPEKEVPQLAFF from the coding sequence ATGTGGCTGCTCGCGATGTTCGACCTCCCGACGCTCAAGCCCGAGGAGCGCAAGGAGTACCAACGTTTCCATAAGTTCCTGATACAGGACGGCTTCACCATGATGCAGTACTCTGTGTACATGCGCTACTGCTCCAGCCCTGAGAATGCCGAGGCCCACAAGCGCCGCATCGAGGCGCACATACCCCCCGAGGGCGAGGTGCGCGTGCTGGAACTGACCAGCAAGCAGTTCGAGCGAATGCGTATCTTCTATGGAAAACTGCGCAAAGAGCCGGAAAAAGAAGTGCCCCAACTGGCCTTCTTCTGA
- a CDS encoding glycoside hydrolase family 127 protein: MLEAFDYRGVRLDGGILRRQFDQTRDFYLHVPNDDLLKGFRERAGRPAPGVELGGWYSKDCGNIFGQFLSGLARMYAATGDPACKAKADALLHEWALCIGPDGYPFYSLHPASATYNYDKLVGGLVDMIAYCANPEAPAALARITDWAERNLNRIRDYANADGAGPRAPWSEWYTLSENLYRAYLATGDARYRDFAEVWEYTEYWNLYAGNKDIFAPRVNDATRASGECQSAYHAYSHVNTLSGAAMAYAVKGEKRYLDVLTNAYEYLRQHQWFATGGYGPNELLAPRAEMLRLLAETHNTVETQCCSWAAFKLSRYLILFTGDARYGDWAERILYNCIGASLPNAADGRVFYYADYNPAGARKVLYDSGWSCCSGSRPMAVAAYHDLIYFRDAENLYVNLYAPSTVEWKHADRTITVTQRTRFPEEETVEFTVSIEKPAQFGLNLRAPGWLAGGMSATINGKPVEARVGVGHWVCFHRQWRAGDTLIVTLPMRFRAESLDAARGYPTAICYGPVVMAVRSLDGNPADRIDLKNLAKALVPSPGEPLTYRLRTDPNILLRPFYALKENEPYYLYLDPAAPAS; this comes from the coding sequence ATGTTGGAAGCGTTCGACTATCGCGGCGTCCGGCTCGACGGCGGCATACTGCGCCGCCAGTTCGACCAGACGCGCGACTTCTACCTTCACGTCCCCAACGACGATCTGCTCAAGGGCTTCCGCGAGCGCGCAGGCAGGCCGGCGCCCGGCGTCGAGCTCGGCGGCTGGTACAGCAAGGACTGCGGCAACATCTTCGGCCAGTTCCTCTCCGGCCTCGCCCGCATGTACGCCGCCACCGGCGACCCGGCGTGCAAAGCCAAGGCCGACGCCCTCCTCCACGAATGGGCCTTGTGCATCGGGCCCGACGGCTACCCGTTCTACTCGCTCCACCCCGCGAGCGCCACGTACAACTACGACAAGCTCGTCGGCGGCCTCGTCGACATGATCGCCTACTGCGCCAACCCCGAGGCCCCCGCCGCCCTCGCGCGCATCACGGACTGGGCCGAGAGAAACCTGAATCGCATTCGCGATTACGCCAACGCCGACGGCGCCGGCCCCCGCGCCCCGTGGTCCGAGTGGTACACGCTCAGCGAGAACCTCTACCGCGCCTATCTCGCCACCGGCGACGCGCGCTACCGCGACTTCGCCGAAGTCTGGGAATATACCGAGTACTGGAACCTCTACGCCGGAAACAAGGACATCTTCGCCCCGCGCGTCAACGACGCGACACGCGCCAGCGGCGAATGCCAGTCCGCCTACCACGCCTACAGCCACGTCAATACCCTGAGCGGCGCGGCGATGGCCTATGCGGTCAAAGGCGAGAAACGCTACCTCGACGTGCTCACGAATGCGTACGAGTACCTGAGGCAGCACCAGTGGTTCGCCACCGGCGGCTATGGCCCCAACGAGCTGCTCGCGCCCCGCGCCGAAATGCTCCGCCTTCTCGCAGAGACCCACAACACCGTCGAGACCCAGTGCTGCTCGTGGGCCGCGTTCAAGCTGAGCCGCTACCTCATCCTCTTCACGGGCGACGCCCGCTACGGCGACTGGGCCGAACGTATCCTGTATAACTGCATCGGCGCCTCGCTGCCCAACGCCGCCGATGGCCGCGTGTTCTACTACGCCGACTACAACCCCGCCGGCGCGCGCAAGGTGCTCTACGATTCCGGCTGGTCGTGCTGCTCCGGCTCGCGCCCCATGGCCGTCGCCGCCTACCACGACCTCATCTACTTCAGAGACGCCGAAAACCTCTACGTCAACCTCTACGCCCCCTCGACCGTCGAATGGAAGCACGCGGACCGGACAATCACCGTCACCCAGCGCACGCGATTCCCCGAGGAAGAAACGGTCGAGTTCACGGTCTCGATCGAGAAGCCGGCGCAGTTCGGACTCAACCTGCGCGCCCCCGGCTGGCTGGCGGGCGGCATGTCGGCCACGATCAACGGCAAGCCCGTCGAGGCGAGAGTAGGCGTGGGGCACTGGGTCTGCTTCCACCGCCAGTGGCGCGCGGGCGACACGCTCATCGTCACACTCCCCATGCGCTTCCGCGCCGAAAGCCTCGACGCTGCGCGGGGCTATCCCACCGCCATCTGCTACGGCCCCGTCGTCATGGCCGTCCGCTCCCTCGACGGCAACCCGGCAGACAGGATCGACCTCAAGAACCTCGCCAAGGCCCTTGTCCCCAGCCCCGGCGAGCCGCTCACCTACCGCCTGCGCACCGACCCCAACATCCTCCTCCGTCCCTTCTACGCCCTCAAAGAGAACGAACCCTATTACCTCTACCTCGACCCGGCGGCCCCTGCGTCTTGA
- a CDS encoding pyridoxamine 5'-phosphate oxidase family protein, which produces MKNLARHVLACARRTGGYVWVASCDTNGLPHLALSSTLDMPDDTIALLGGFCCVHTIDNVRLNPRIALGVWDAASGDGWQLVGQVRNIAITEAPDASAVHLGSDNAGVHYTITVFIDKALHLTPERHSDSAM; this is translated from the coding sequence ATGAAAAACCTCGCCAGACACGTCCTCGCCTGCGCGCGCAGAACCGGCGGCTACGTCTGGGTCGCCTCCTGCGACACCAACGGCCTGCCGCATCTCGCCCTCTCGTCCACGCTCGACATGCCCGACGACACCATCGCGCTCCTCGGCGGCTTCTGCTGTGTTCACACCATCGACAACGTCCGCCTCAACCCGCGCATCGCCCTCGGCGTGTGGGATGCCGCCTCCGGCGACGGCTGGCAGCTCGTCGGCCAGGTCCGCAACATCGCCATCACCGAAGCCCCCGACGCCTCCGCCGTCCACCTCGGCTCCGACAACGCCGGCGTCCACTACACCATCACCGTCTTCATCGACAAGGCCCTCCACCTCACCCCCGAACGCCACTCCGACTCCGCCATGTGA